The following coding sequences are from one Desulfocurvus vexinensis DSM 17965 window:
- a CDS encoding DUF4332 domain-containing protein, with protein sequence MDERESMRDLRRIPGVGPRMAEDLLRLGYRRVAELAGADPQQMYERLMALEGCHVDRCVLYVFRCAQYFARTEGQARDPELLKWWNWKDGQ encoded by the coding sequence ATGGACGAACGCGAGAGCATGCGGGATCTGCGGCGCATTCCGGGCGTGGGGCCGCGCATGGCGGAGGATTTGCTGCGTCTGGGCTACAGGCGCGTGGCGGAGCTGGCCGGGGCGGACCCGCAGCAGATGTACGAGCGGCTCATGGCCCTGGAAGGGTGCCATGTGGACCGCTGCGTGCTCTACGTGTTCCGCTGCGCGCAGTATTTCGCGCGCACCGAGGGCCAGGCCCGCGACCCGGAGCTTTTGAAATGGTGGAACTGGAAGGACGGGCAGTGA
- a CDS encoding cobyrinate a,c-diamide synthase: MPRTIVVAGTHSGCGKTTAALALMATIRHRGLTVQPFKAGPDFIDPGYHELVTGRTGQNLDGWMMGEAGVREVFARHSAGADVAVVEGVMGLFDGADGAGEDGSTAQLAKWLGAPVLLVVDARSMARSAAAVVAGFAGFDPGLRLAGVLFNRVGSARHRELLEQAMASALPGVPVLGLLGRDEALALPSRHLGLVTAQDHGLGPEAVARLADWMLAGCNVGRVLALAAELEPAAPPEAAGDAGEAARPAPSSPLSAPPCSAPAPRVRIGVARDAAFCFYYAENLRLLEAAGAQLVFFSPLADAGLPPGLRGLYLGGGYPELHAARLAAGAPMRRAVRALAAAGAPVYAECGGFMYLMRALTDASGTEHPMCGVFPLRAAMAARRSALGYREVVTREAGILGPAWTMLRGHEFHYSHIADGPAQGASDEDADALRLLYRVRTRDGWTDQAEGFAVGNALGTYIHAHFASNPDVAPALVAACRAWEGAP; this comes from the coding sequence ATGCCCCGAACCATCGTCGTCGCCGGAACGCACAGCGGGTGCGGCAAGACCACCGCCGCCCTGGCACTCATGGCGACCATCCGCCACCGGGGGCTGACGGTGCAGCCCTTCAAGGCCGGGCCGGACTTCATCGACCCCGGCTACCACGAGCTGGTCACGGGCCGGACCGGGCAGAACCTGGACGGCTGGATGATGGGCGAGGCCGGGGTGCGCGAGGTCTTCGCGCGCCACAGCGCGGGGGCGGACGTGGCCGTGGTCGAGGGCGTCATGGGCCTGTTCGACGGCGCGGACGGCGCCGGGGAGGACGGCTCCACGGCGCAGCTGGCCAAATGGCTGGGCGCGCCGGTGCTGCTGGTGGTGGACGCGCGCAGCATGGCCCGCAGCGCGGCGGCGGTTGTGGCGGGGTTCGCGGGGTTCGACCCGGGGCTGCGGCTGGCCGGGGTGCTTTTCAACCGCGTGGGCTCGGCGCGGCACCGCGAGCTTTTGGAGCAGGCCATGGCCTCGGCCCTGCCGGGGGTGCCCGTGCTGGGGCTTTTGGGCCGCGACGAAGCCCTGGCCCTGCCCTCGCGGCACCTGGGGCTGGTCACGGCGCAGGACCACGGCCTGGGCCCCGAAGCCGTGGCCCGGCTGGCGGACTGGATGCTGGCCGGATGCAACGTGGGCCGCGTGCTGGCCCTGGCGGCGGAGCTGGAGCCCGCCGCGCCGCCCGAGGCCGCCGGGGATGCTGGCGAGGCCGCGCGTCCGGCTCCGTCCTCGCCTCTCTCCGCCCCTCCCTGCTCCGCCCCTGCCCCCCGGGTGCGCATCGGCGTGGCCCGCGACGCGGCCTTCTGCTTCTATTACGCCGAAAACCTGCGCCTGCTGGAGGCCGCCGGGGCGCAACTGGTGTTCTTCTCGCCCCTGGCCGATGCCGGGCTGCCCCCGGGGCTGCGCGGGCTGTACCTGGGCGGCGGCTACCCCGAGCTGCACGCCGCGCGGCTGGCGGCTGGCGCGCCCATGCGCCGGGCCGTGCGCGCCCTGGCGGCGGCGGGCGCCCCGGTCTACGCCGAGTGCGGCGGATTCATGTACCTCATGCGCGCGCTCACCGACGCCTCGGGCACCGAGCACCCCATGTGCGGGGTCTTCCCCCTGCGCGCGGCCATGGCCGCCCGGCGCAGCGCCCTGGGCTACCGCGAGGTGGTCACGCGCGAGGCGGGCATCCTCGGCCCGGCCTGGACCATGCTGCGCGGCCACGAATTCCACTACTCGCACATCGCCGACGGCCCGGCGCAGGGCGCCAGCGACGAGGACGCCGACGCCCTGCGCCTGCTCTACCGCGTGCGCACCCGCGACGGCTGGACGGACCAGGCCGAGGGCTTCGCCGTGGGCAACGCCCTGGGCACTTACATCCACGCGCATTTCGCCTCCAACCCCGACGTGGCCCCGGCCCTGGTGGCGGCCTGCCGGGCCTGGGAGGGCGCGCCGTGA
- the bioB gene encoding biotin synthase BioB produces MSGYFEDVGRRVLAGAALGQDEAMELGRRVGALAAQGGEAARALLDAARRVKERHFGPHIGLCSIVNARSGACSEDCAFCAQSAHHNARQRGACREYPFIGLEAVVQAARAAREAGATRFGIVTSGKALGGADFQELLRAVAAVRALGLAADASVGILPRGRLQALRDAGLGAYHHNLETARSFFPHICTTHAYDEDVDTVRHAVDLGLYVCCGGLFGLGEGWEHRVELALELRALGVPSVPVNFLTPIPGTPLEGRALLSADEALRIVALLRLLLPDRHVRICGGRPAVMGARKAELLTCGASGIMVGDYLTTPGESVAADLADLERLGLAPEPPDVG; encoded by the coding sequence GTGAGCGGATATTTCGAGGACGTGGGGCGGCGGGTGCTGGCCGGGGCGGCCCTGGGGCAGGACGAGGCCATGGAGCTGGGGCGGCGCGTGGGCGCGCTTGCGGCCCAGGGCGGCGAGGCGGCCCGGGCCCTGCTGGACGCCGCCCGGCGGGTCAAGGAGCGCCACTTCGGCCCGCACATCGGGCTGTGCTCCATCGTCAACGCCCGCTCGGGCGCCTGCTCCGAGGACTGCGCCTTCTGCGCCCAGTCGGCGCACCACAACGCCCGCCAGCGCGGGGCCTGCCGCGAGTATCCCTTCATCGGCCTGGAGGCCGTGGTCCAGGCCGCCCGGGCCGCCCGCGAAGCCGGGGCCACGCGCTTTGGCATCGTCACCAGCGGCAAGGCCCTGGGCGGGGCGGATTTCCAGGAACTGCTGCGCGCCGTGGCCGCCGTGCGCGCCCTGGGGCTGGCCGCCGACGCCTCGGTGGGCATCCTGCCGCGCGGGCGCCTGCAGGCCCTGCGCGACGCCGGGCTCGGGGCCTACCACCACAACCTGGAGACCGCGCGCAGCTTCTTCCCGCACATCTGCACCACCCACGCCTACGACGAGGACGTGGACACCGTGCGCCACGCCGTGGACCTGGGGCTGTACGTCTGCTGCGGCGGGCTCTTTGGCCTGGGCGAGGGCTGGGAGCACCGCGTGGAGCTGGCCCTGGAGCTGCGCGCCCTGGGCGTGCCCTCCGTGCCCGTGAACTTTTTGACGCCCATCCCGGGCACGCCTCTGGAAGGCCGGGCCCTGCTGTCCGCCGACGAGGCGTTGCGCATCGTGGCCCTGCTGCGGCTGCTGCTGCCCGACCGGCATGTGCGCATCTGCGGCGGGCGGCCCGCCGTCATGGGCGCGCGCAAGGCCGAACTGCTGACCTGCGGCGCCAGCGGCATCATGGTCGGCGACTACCTGACCACCCCCGGCGAATCCGTGGCTGCGGACCTGGCGGACCTGGAGCGCCTGGGGCTGGCGCCCGAGCCGCCGGACGTGGGCTGA